The Nonlabens sp. Hel1_33_55 genome contains the following window.
CCAATACATCGATGTATCTGTTATAGGTGGTGTTCTTAGCATCAAAACCACAGCAGATATAAGACGTAATAAGGAAATGAAAATCAACATCATTTATAATCCAGAACTAACTACAATCACTGCCTTTGCAGATGCACAATTAAGTACGCTTACTGATTTTAGATTATCAAATCTTACCATCAATGTGAAGGATAAAGCGCGTGTGTATTTCACAGGTCGCGTTGACGAGCTCGTATTTAATGGTATGTCAGATAGTAGATCAGAATGTAATCTAGGTGGTGGCAACGCTCAAATCAATCTGAATGGTAATTCCAATACAGAAGCATTGCTTAAATATGACCAGATTGATTTCACCATGACGGATAAAGCTGCTGCAAAAATTGAAGGTGATGCAAAATCGTCTACTATGGTGCTTGAAGGAAGAGCTGACCTAACTGCCGAAAAATTGGATCTTAAAGATTTACAACTAAGCATTACCCGTAATGCTAGCGCAAGTGTAAACGTGAACAACGATTTTGAGCTTAAAGCCAGCGGCGATGCCGAAGTAGAATTATACAACAATCCTAAAATCAACATGGCCGAATTCTCAGGAAAAGCCGTTTTGATGAAGAAGTAATTTCAAAATAATAAGAAAAAAAAATCCCTTGCTGGCTGCGCCAGCAAGGGATTTTTTTTTGATTCGAACTCCATTCAAGCCAATTTGCAATTCAAGTTTGACCTTTGGAATTTGATATTTGGAATTTTACTCTATACTATAATCACCAGCTTTCACTTCTTCTACTACGCCTATGTCGGCTAGGTAGCGTTCAGCATCTAGAGCTGCCATACAGCCTGTTCCTGCTGCGGTAATGGCTTGTCTGTAGACTTTATCTTGAACATCACCACTAGCAAAAACTCCAGGTAGATTAGTTTTAGTGGTATCTGGTACAGTTACAAGATAACCGTCTGCACCCATATCTAACTGACCTTTAAAAATGTCAGTGTTAGGTTTATGTCCTATAGCAATGAAAAGACCTGTGATTTCAATCTCGTGTTTCTCGCC
Protein-coding sequences here:
- a CDS encoding GIN domain-containing protein, with amino-acid sequence MKNLLVASMLLLSFAFAKAQKVKGNREVTTQIINVEPFQSINIGEELEVTLSEGVTPKIDIAADSNLHQYIDVSVIGGVLSIKTTADIRRNKEMKINIIYNPELTTITAFADAQLSTLTDFRLSNLTINVKDKARVYFTGRVDELVFNGMSDSRSECNLGGGNAQINLNGNSNTEALLKYDQIDFTMTDKAAAKIEGDAKSSTMVLEGRADLTAEKLDLKDLQLSITRNASASVNVNNDFELKASGDAEVELYNNPKINMAEFSGKAVLMKK